One Alcaligenes ammonioxydans DNA segment encodes these proteins:
- a CDS encoding CaiB/BaiF CoA transferase family protein: protein MDKNSFTAPPLKGIKVLELGSLIAGPYAGSLLAQFGADVIKIEPPGKGDPLRRWRQLHKDTSLWWRVQSRNKRSIALDLRQPEGQDIARELALQSDIVIENFRPGVLERWGLGWETLHALNPRLIMVRVSGYGQDGPYHRRPGFAAIAECMGGLRYGTGYPDRPPVRAGVSLGDTLASLYGTIGALLAMHHLHQSGGQGQMIDVALYESVFAIMESLIPDYQLNGHQRERTGASLPGIAPSNTYPTGDGKWVVIAANSDAIFIRLMQAMGRPDLASDSRLSDNAGRVEHSAMLDQTIGDWTGARSLTDVLTALEQAEVPSGSIYTAADILNDPHYQARGMLEKHTLEDGQELTIPGIVPKLSRSPGATQWLGPELGEHTDSILQELGMSPERCRTLREQGIVE, encoded by the coding sequence ATGGATAAAAACAGCTTTACCGCCCCCCCGCTCAAAGGCATCAAAGTCCTGGAGCTGGGCTCACTGATTGCCGGCCCCTATGCCGGTAGCCTGCTGGCCCAATTCGGGGCCGATGTCATCAAGATTGAACCGCCCGGCAAGGGCGACCCGCTACGCCGCTGGCGGCAACTGCACAAGGACACCTCCCTGTGGTGGCGCGTGCAAAGCCGCAACAAGCGTTCCATTGCACTGGACCTGCGCCAGCCCGAAGGCCAGGACATTGCCCGTGAACTGGCCCTGCAAAGCGATATCGTTATTGAGAATTTTCGCCCCGGCGTGCTGGAACGCTGGGGTCTGGGCTGGGAAACACTGCATGCACTGAACCCGCGCCTGATCATGGTGCGCGTCTCCGGCTACGGGCAGGACGGTCCCTATCACCGACGCCCCGGCTTTGCAGCCATCGCAGAATGTATGGGCGGCCTGCGTTATGGCACCGGCTACCCGGATCGTCCTCCCGTACGGGCCGGTGTCAGCCTGGGCGATACGCTGGCTTCGCTGTACGGCACCATTGGGGCGCTGCTGGCCATGCACCATCTGCATCAGTCAGGCGGGCAGGGCCAAATGATTGATGTGGCCTTGTACGAATCGGTCTTTGCCATCATGGAAAGCCTGATTCCGGACTATCAACTGAACGGTCATCAACGCGAACGCACCGGAGCGAGCCTGCCCGGCATTGCCCCCTCCAACACCTATCCTACCGGTGACGGCAAGTGGGTGGTGATTGCGGCCAATAGCGATGCCATCTTCATTCGCCTGATGCAGGCCATGGGCCGCCCCGATCTGGCCAGCGACTCACGCCTGTCGGACAACGCCGGACGCGTGGAACACAGCGCCATGCTGGACCAGACCATCGGCGACTGGACCGGCGCTCGCAGCCTGACCGACGTGCTGACGGCATTGGAGCAGGCCGAAGTTCCCAGCGGCAGCATCTACACTGCTGCCGACATTCTGAATGACCCACACTACCAGGCCCGCGGCATGCTGGAAAAACACACATTGGAGGACGGCCAGGAACTGACCATACCCGGCATCGTGCCCAAGCTCAGCCGCAGCCCCGGCGCCACCCAGTGGTTGGGGCCGGAGTTGGGCGAACACACGGACAGCATCCTGCAAGAACTGGGCATGAGCCCGGAGCGCTGCCGAACACTGCGTGAACAAGGAATCGTGGAATGA